From one Helicoverpa zea isolate HzStark_Cry1AcR chromosome 10, ilHelZeax1.1, whole genome shotgun sequence genomic stretch:
- the LOC124633609 gene encoding uncharacterized protein LOC124633609: MKLLWLLWLFVVLPAISGQSGFGRSYLKNSRLCHQWTCINTKLGFPDSLPLKEESVAALRRVLPEGPWQDVVDKVLDNCYGNRTRRFTNTCPGQALMHCVVDQMIDSCPESSLRKEDACSPVSSLAGLKYMFSQSRYDDLEKNLPKEHRPSWFLKNYFDSKCCDLPVIFNTTVLEECGFTSFMNYVDHGPSSQGVQVVHFQASTSTPAPTLSAPTTESIYERKATIASWTHKPIHDELFSLELTSPLDCCEMNKFIDPSSQAECDFHLNWAGQDRLVISSSSPVTEAPTSTTTEKTDAVKDLMLVPHSCEKETCVFQRQGIIGESGEFDIDAYMKMLHNFTNAHPAWTKAQARVLTKCLVKPVDRNYGAECEINNVLACTFDVLTENCPYKRKSNVCKHGSHDTGCQISSSKYRPKNRREICLLPELIHHDHLSECGLQSLYRVEHVPAPPKIRKQGWSASKFTCTESKAPTTCMMNKMGILNKYNFMDYFKMKDRIRQFTQQTEWAALQEIYMSAFINTPMYQGHCNSERKLLNVVDAMLMTCPISKRKDTPQCTKLFSDMKNTAPVDKQNVTQEKMDEIMKHYHHVFMPPQPTAKPNLVIRKKHEKTLKTPVFEYGLLNSKEAPPVKVISVKPETTVKRPLILQPVYLRPNYGHVPMFVPQYVRQGTSVQRPNVSQVPVYKPVAQVLYPRPVTSQIVYQSPLSQFPVRDGVFRGSPFWLHEQIAKAHLSTSTPSPDFSVTMPQVYETSPEPIATALPPKIEKKLPIGMLPHK; the protein is encoded by the exons ATGAAGTTATTGTGGTTACTGTGGTTATTTGTGGTTTTGCCAGCG ATTTCAGGACAATCTGGCTTTGGAAGGTCGTATCTAAAGAACTCACGattg TGTCACCAATGGACCTGCATCAACACCAAACTGGGTTTCCCGGATTCCCTGCCCCTTAAAGAAGAAAGCGTGGCAGCATTGCGAAGAGTGTTACCAGAAGGACCCTGGCAGGATGTGGTGGACAAAGTTTTGGATAACTGCTATGGAAACAGGACTAGAAGGTTCACTAACACGTGCCCAGGACAGGCGCTTATGCATTGTGTGGTTGATCAGATGATTGAT TCTTGTCCAGAAAGCAGTTTAAGAAAGGAAGATGCTTGCTCCCCTGTTTCATCTCTAGCTGgcttaaaatatatgttttcacAAAG CCGCTACGATGATTTGGAAAAGAATTTGCCAAAAGAGCATCGGCCATCTTGGTTTTTGAAAAAC TACTTCGACTCAAAATGCTGCGATCTACCCGTGATATTCAACACGACAGTGCTGGAGGAGTGTGGCTTTACCTCTTTCATGAACTACGTTGATCACGGCCCTTCGTCCCAAGGTGTGCAAGTGGTCCACTTTCAG GCATCTACAAGCACTCCTGCGCCGACGTTATCTGCTCCAACAACTGAATCAATTTACGAACGTAAGGCAACAATCGCAAGTTGGACCCACAAACCTATTCACGAT gaaCTCTTTTCGCTGGAACTTACTAGTCCTCTGGACTGCTGCGAAATGAACAAGTTCATTGATCCCTCTTCGCAAGCTGAATGTGACTTCCACCTCAATTGGGCAGGTCAGGATAGGCTGGTCATCTCCAGTTCGTCTCCTGTCACAGAAGCTCCTACTAGTACTACTACTGAGAAAACTGATGCTGTAAAAGATCTGATGCTTGTTCCTCATTCG TGCGAAAAAGAAACCTGCGTCTTCCAAAGACAAGGCATCATTGGGGAATCAGGTGAATTTGACATTGATGCCTACATGAAGATGCTACATAACTTCACTAACGCCCATCCAGCGTGGACGAAGGCTCAGGCTAGGGTGCTCACCAAATGTCTGGTCAAACCAGTTGATAGGAACTATGGAGCTGAGTGTGAGATCAACAATGTTCTTGCTTGCACTTTTGATGTACTGACTGAG AACTGCCCGTATAAGAGGAAGTCAAATGTTTGCAA ACATGGCAGTCATGATACCGGGTGCCAGATTAGCTCCTCTAAATATAGACCT AAAAACCGTCGTGAGATTTGTCTGCTACCTGAGTTGATTCACCACGACCACCTCTCGGAATGTGGACTGCAGTCTCTGTACAGAGTAGAGCACGTGCCTGCTCCACCTAAAATTAGGAAGCAAGGATGGTCTGCCTCTAAATTCACA tGCACAGAATCTAAAGCCCCAACCACCTGCATGATGAACAAAATGGGCATACTGAACAAGTACAATTTCATGGATTACTTCAAGATGAAGGACAGGATCCGTCAGTTTACTCAGCAGACAGAATGGGCGGCACTGCAGGAAATCTATATGAGTGCGTTTATTAATACCCCGATGTATCAAGGACATTGTAACTCTGAGAGGAAGCTGTTGAATGTGGTGGATGCTATGCTTATG ACTTGTCCTATCTCAAAGAGGAAAGACACGCCACAATGCACCAAATTGTTCTCAGACATGAAAAACACAGCCCCAGTCGACAAGCAAAACGTAACACAGGAGAAAATGGACGAAATCATGAAACATTACCATCACGTCTTCATGCCGCCTCAACCAACCGCAAAACCCAACTTAGTCATAAGGAAGAAACACGAAAAGACCTTAAAGACCCCAGTCTTCGAATACGGTCTACTAAATTCCAAAGAAGCTCCCCCAGTCAAAGTTATTAGTGTCAAACCTGAGACAACAGTCAAAAGACCTTTGATCCTTCAACCTGTGTATTTACGTCCTAATTATGGACATGTACCAATGTTCGTGCCTCAGTATGTTCGCCAAGGTACGTCGGTACAACGTCCCAATGTGTCCCAAGTACCTGTGTACAAGCCTGTGGCTCAGGTTTTGTACCCACGACCCGTTACTTCCCAAATAGTGTACCAGAGTCCTTTGAGTCAGTTCCCAGTGAGAGATGGGGTTTTTCGAGGTAGTCCGTTTTGGCTTCATGAGCAGATTGCTAAGGCCCATTTAAGTACCAGCACTCCAAGTCCTGATTTCTCAGTGACCATGCCTCAAGTGTATGAGACTAGTCCCGAACCTATAGCTACTGCTTTACCGCCAAAAATTGAGAAGAAACTTCCGATAGGAATGTTGCCCCATAAGTAG